A stretch of Mustela nigripes isolate SB6536 chromosome 6, MUSNIG.SB6536, whole genome shotgun sequence DNA encodes these proteins:
- the GTSE1 gene encoding G2 and S phase-expressed protein 1 gives MDVPGENDILLLADEKFDFDLSLSSSSANEDDEVFFGPIGHKERCVAASLELNRHIPEEPPLSASESHFTWSPLTGEKFVEVYKEAHLLALQIESKSKSKAAQDVTAEDLWSQGVERFIQESKLKISLFEKENEMKKSPKSLKRETYYLSDSPLRGTPLLGTQTPSGVALPRAPAQTQEPPCSSRSSLPAEPSTAHPPHQSGTQRKVISKLVQPRAFSARGKNIPVATEQPMKRIAASPSQLKILTEEEPRRDAAPDKSSVAREPASLPAGGNHSVQGKRSLPVPNKLGLKKTLLKPPGCAGGLSRKSSSGSVPAAISSVGASAAGRARSSKPARISTGASPPLPPNSHPGRMGPAVPRQPLRASPAGASSRQSRCAAATEALVEPAKAPPEAALAQASSPGQGGPGPNSGPTWSQPSPLSAAGSARRRDSYLLCGTRAMPTPTSQFKIPRFATGEPPDSTTPRSCRAQRPQSCTSVGRVVVHSTPARRSSVAAPQRLGSCTRTPLSRKHTSALPTPASRRLSGLPVMTPKTVPRALASPLCVSARRLSSEPRKKSSVRAAPRQRNSSEATSGCKDSSPEGPLSPPSAVPQALHFSPEERDLSFAKSVSTEVALGAAQPPGDTAASEALLVDLRLDQLAITPQAESTARLEVPLIDFCNSPEVHVALGSERGPLIDLLLNTPDMDRNTASKAPQEVGQLIDLASPLIQLSPAADKENLDSPLLKF, from the exons ATGGACGTCCCCGGGGAGAACG ACATTCTCCTCTTGGCTGATGAAAAATTTGACTTCGATCTTTCATTGTCTTCTTCAAG tGCAAATGAAGATGATGAGGTCTTCTTTGGACCCATTGGGCATAAGGAAAGATGTGTTGCTGCCAGCTTGGAATTAAACCGTCACATTCCTGAGGAACCTCCCTTGTCAGCCTCAGAAAGTCACTTCACCTGGAGTCCTCTCACTGGGGAAAAATTTGTGGAAGTGTATAAAGAAGCCCACTTACTCGCCTTACAGATAGAAAGCAAGAGCAAAAGCAAGGCAGCCCAAGATGTCACAGCTGAAGACCTCTGGAGCCAGGGCGTGGAAAGATTTATACaggaatcaaaattaaaaataagcctatttgagaaagaaaatgaaatgaagaaaagccCCAAGTCACTTAAGAGGGAGACCTATTATCTGTCAGACAGCCCCTTGCGGGGCACACCACTCCTGGGAACCCAGACCCCCTCTGGAGTGGCCCTCCCAAGGGCTCCCGCCCAGACGCAGGAACCACCATGTTCGTCCCGCTCTTCTCTGCCAGCGGAACCAAGTACTGCTCACCCTCCACACCAGTCAGGGACTCAGAGAAAGGTCATCAGCAAATTGGTGCAGCCCCGGGCGTTTTCTGCGAGAGGAAAGAACATTCCTGTGGCCACGGAGCAG CCTATGAAAAGGATAGCAGCCAGTCCTTCCCAGTTGAAAATCCTCACTGAAGAGGAACCCCGCAGGGACGCGGCCCCTGACAAGTCCAGTGTGGCCCGCGAGCCCGCCAGCCTACCGGCTGGGGGAAACCACTCCGTCCAAGGCAAGCGATCGCTCCCTGTTCCGAACAAG TTGGGGCTGAAGAAAACCCTGTTGAAACCACCTGGCTGTGCTGGCGGGCTCTCAAGAAAGTCTTCCTCCGGGTCTGTTCCAGCGGCGATTTCCAGCGTGGGTGCTTCAGCAGCCGGCAGAG CTAGATCCAGCAAGCCTGCAAGGATTTCCACGGGCGCTTCCCCGCCTCTGCCACCCAACAGCCATCCGGGCAGGATGGGCCCTGCTGTGCCGCGGCAGCCTCTGCGGGCCAGCCCTGCGGGTGCCTCCAGCCGGCAGAGCAGGTGCGCCGCGGCCACTGAGGCACTGGTAGAGCCGGCCAAGGCGCCCCCCGAAGCGGCTCTCGCCCAAGCCTCGTCACCAGGACAGGGAGGCCCTGGGCCGAACTCCGGCCCCACCTGGTCACAGCCCTCTCCCCTGAGTGCAGCTGGGAGTGCAAGAAGGCGGGACTCCTACCTACTCTGTGGGACGCGGGCCATGCCCACCCCTACAAGTCAATTTAAGATCCCCAGGTTTGCTACTG GTGAGCCCCCAGACAGCACGACACCGAGGTCCTGTCGAGCACAGAGGCCGCAGTCCTGCACATCCGTGGGGAG ggtGGTTGTCCATAGCACTCCCGCTAGACGCTCGTCCGTGGCGGCCCCACAGAGACTTGGAAGCTGTACAAGGACCCCCTTGAGTAGGAAGCACACgtcagccctgcccacacctgccAGCCGTCGGCTCTCTGGCCTTCCAGTGATGACCCCTAAAACCGTGCCCAGAGCTCTGGCTTCACCTCTGTGCGTGTCCGCTCGGCGGCTTTCTTCTGAGCCCCGGAAAAAGTCTTCAGTGAG AGCTGCACCAAGGCAGAGGAACAGCAGTGAGGCCACCTCTGGGTGCAAGGACTCGTCACCTGAGGGGCCTTTGTCCCCTCCGTCGGCCGTGCCACAGGCACTTCACTTTTCTCCAGAGGAGAGGGACTTGAGTTTTGCAAAAAGCGTCAGCACGGAAGTAGCCCTGGGTGCGGCCCAGCCCCCTGGAGACACAGCCGCCAGTGAG GCTCTTCTCGTGGATCTCAGACTGGACCAGCTGGCCATCACCCCACAAGCTGAAAGCACAGCCCGCCTCGAGGTCCCTCTCATTGACTTTTGCAATAGTCCGGAGGTGCATGTGGCTCTGGGATCTGAGCGTGGACCGCTGATCGACCTGCTGCTCAACACTCCAGACATGGACAGGAACACTGCGTCCAAGGCCCCCCAGGAGGTGGGACAG CTGATCGACTTGGCTTCTCCTCTGATCCAGCTGAGCCCTGCAGCTGACAAGGAAAACCTGGATTCTCCACTTCTCAAGTTCTGA